The DNA sequence TTTCGCCGACCCGTTGATCAGCTGGTACTCCATCTTCAAGGTGTTCACGGTGGAAGGCTGGTTCGAGATCCCTGACGCCATCGCCGGGGAAGCTTCGCCCGTGGTGGCCTTTTTCACGCGTCTCTACTTCATCGTGATCCTGTTCTTCGGCGGCATCTTCGGCCTGTCGCTGGTGAATTCCATCTTCGTGGACACGATGATCAGCGACAGCAACGATGGTCTGGAGCGGCGCATGGAGGCGCTGGAGGCCAAGATCGACCGGCTGCTGGAGGATCGGCGCTGATCGTGTTCCCCCCTCAACACGGCGCTGTGTGAAAATGCGCATGTCTCGCGACGAAGCGAGGTGAAGGCCCCGTCTACCTTCGGCGTGGCCGTGCGTGCGAACCGCACGCGCCGATCGTCGCCGACGCATGCGATCCATACTTCCCGCGCCCATCCTGCTTTGCATGGCGACCGTGGCCATGGCCCAGCCGCCCAACAGCAGTTGCGACCAGGCCGCCCTGCTGTGCAATCAGCAGTCCCTGCCGGGCAACAACACGGGCGCGGTGGGCCTGCCGGGTTTCTGCGCCGGCACCACCAACCTGCTCTGGTACGTCTTCACCACCAACAGCCAGGGCGGTCCGGCCAATGTGAACATCACGGGCATCACCTGCCCCAACGTGCAGGGCATGTCCAACACACTCACGGCCGTGGTCCTCTCAGGCGATGGCTCCTGCCTGCCCGCATCCTTTTCCGCCGTCAGCGATTGCCAGTCGGGTAGCGGGGACTTCACGCTGGTGACACAGCCACTGCTGCCGGGCACGCAGTATTGGCTGGTGGTGGCGGGCAACGTGGGCGGCGGCTTTCCCATCGCCGCGCAATGCGGTTTCGACATCTGGCTGGACGGCGAAGGGGTGGACATCCCCGGTGTGGATTTCGGCACCGGCGGGGATGTCACCATCGGCGTTGGGGAGAGCGCGCAGTTGAACGCCTTCGGCGGACCGCCCTACGACTGGTCGCCCACCACCGGGTTGAGCGGCAGCGATATTCCCGACCCGATCGCTTCGCCACAGGGCTCAACGGTCTATACGGTGACCACCGAGATCAACGGCTGCGTCTTCACCGGCACGGTCAACGTCTGGGTGATCCGGCGCATCGATCCACCCAACACCTTCACACCCAACGGCGACGGCATCAACGATGTGTGGGAGGTGCCCGGCATCGCCGACTATCCCGGTGCGGAGGTGACCATCTTCGATCGTTGGGGCCAGCGGGTATTCCGCAGCATCGGCTACCGGGAGCCCTGGGATGGCACCAACAACGGCGCCAGGCTGCCCAGCGGCACCTACTACTACCATATCCAGTTGAACCAGCTCGAGGGGGTATCGCCGCCTTATACGGGCTTCATCTCCATTGTGCGATGAGGGCGCCCATCCTGGCCGTGATGCTTCTCGCCATGGGCGCACCGGCGGCGGCGCAACAGCTGGCGCAATACTCGCAGTACGTCTTCAACCAGTTCAGCATCAATCCCGCGGTGGCCGGCAGCAAGGACTGCATCGATGTGCGCCTCGGCTACCGCAAGCAATGGTTGAACTTCCCGGGGCAGCCCACCACGGCATGGGCCAGCCTGAACGGTGCCATTCGTCCGAAAGGCAAGCCTTACATGGCCAACAAGCATGGGGTGGGCGCCTTCGTGGAATCGGACAACGCGGGCAATTGGGGCTACACCCGATTCGTGCTGGCCTATGCCTACCACATGCGCATGTCCCAGGAGACCTACCTCGCCTTCGGGGTTTTCGGCGGCGCGGAGCAGATCAAACTCAATGTGGGTGAAGTGACGCTCACCGACTATGACGACCCCGCCATCGATGGGCGGGCCAGCGTGGTGGTGGCGCCGGAGATCACGCCCGGCATCTTCCTCTATGGCAAGAAAGGCTGGGGTGGGCTGGCGATGCACCACGCGCTCGGCAACGAGATCGACGGCATCGGGCTGGAATCGCGGCTGGCCCGGCATTTCCTCATGAGCGGCGGCTACCGGCATGTGCTCAGCAAGAAGACGAGCCTTTCGCCCAGCGCCATGATGAAGTTCGCCGGTGGTGCCCCGATGGCGTTGGACATCAATGCCATGATCGAATGGAACCGCACCATCGGCCTTGGCGCCGGCTACCGGGGCGGCGATGCGCTGGTGCTGATGATGAAGCTCGCCTTCCTGAAGTACTTCCAGTTCGGATACAGCTACGATGTGACCACTTCCAAGCTGCGCATGGGAGGATCCAACACGCATGAGATCATGCTCGGCATCATCCCCTGTGGCAAGGACGATCTGAAGAAGAAGATGATCAACTGCCCGGCCTTCGATTAGACCATGGAGCGAAGCACCCTGCGGGCCATCGCCCGGACGATCATCACGGCCTGCCTGTTGGCCGTAGCCATCTCCACCATGGCGCAGACGCCGCGCACCAAATACTGGACGGGTGGCAGCGGGGATTGGAGCGATGGCGCGCGCTGGTCCCTGACGCCTGATGGCCCGGGGGGTGCGGGCGTGCCCAGGGCCGATGAACATGTGATGATCGCGCCCGCGCGCGAGGCCGTGGTGCTGCTGCCGCGGAACGCGCAATGCCGCGACCTGCATGTTTCGGGGGAGAACGCACCGGTGACCATCGTCGGCCAGGTGCGCGATGTGCTGGAGATCTCCGGCCAGTGGAAGATGACTGGCGATGCGCGCTGGGACCATCGTGGGACCGTCCGGTTGAATGTGCGCCGGGAAGGCGTGGAGATCGACACGCGCGGCATACCCATTGGCAGCGAAGTGGTCTTCGATGGTGCCGGCGCATGGTCCTTGGCAAGCGACCTGGTCCTGCTCGATGACCGCGCCCTGGTGCTGAAGCAGGGCACGGTGATGGCCAACCGCGGCCTGGTGCGCGCAGCCGAATTGCGTTTCGACGGCAAGGCCGCGAAGTCCTTCCTCGCCGGAGACGCCATGCTGATGCTCGCGCAGCTGCCGGCCGGGCCCATGCTCAAGACCTACGTGCAGCCGGGCAATGCCACCTGGGTGGCCGGTGGCACCATGGTGAAACCGGACTTCGGGGTCGAGGTGGGCGCCGGCCCAATGGACATCAATGTATGTGGCACGGGCCCGGGGCAGACACCCTTTGTGGTGGACGCCCAGGTGGTGACCGATTACAATGGCTTTGGTGTGCGTTGCCGGGGCGAGTGCAACGCCACAGTGACGGTGACCGTGACCGGCGGCGTGGGGGGCTTCACCTACCAATGGCTGAACGGCGGCCCGGCCACGCAGACCTGGACCACGGCCTGCGGCGGCCCACAGATCGTCATCGTCACCGACATCGGCCAGGGCGTGTCCTGCCCGGTATCGGTCACGGTGTCCGAGCCCGCGCCCCTGGGGGTGATCTTCTTCGGGGGCGGTACGCCGCCCACCTGCCCCGATGTGTGCGACGGCTCGCGGCAGGCCCTGGGCATCGGCGGCGTGGCGCCCATCACCTACAACTGGAACAACGGCGCCGGCACCGGTTCATCCTTCAACGGCCTTTGTCCCGGTGCCAACACCCTGGTGGTGACCGACGCGAACGGATGCCAGTTCGACACCACCTTCGTATACGACCTGCAGCCCATACAGCCCAACCTGCTTTTCTCGGGCACCAGTTGCTTCGGGGCATGCGATGGTTCGGCGTCGGTGGCACCACAGGGAGGCACACCGCCGCACACGGTGCAGTGGTCCCCGCAACCACCCATAGGGCAGGGCACCAACAGCGTGAGCGGCTTGTGCGCTGGCAACTGGGAGGTCACGATCACGGACTTCAATGGTTGCGACACCACGGTGCAGTTCATCATCGATGAACCGCCGCCGTTGGACATCGCCGTGATCCTGGACGATGCCAGTTGTTTCGGCGCCTGTGATGGCAGTGCCACGGTGATCCCCTCCGGTTCGCCCGGGCCCTTCACCTTCCAATGGACGCCAGCGCCCGGCACGGGCCAGGGCACCGGTTCGGCAGCCGCGATGTGCGCCGGGGAGTACAGTGTGCTTATCGTGGATCAGTCCACGGGCTGCGATACCACGCTGCAACTGACGATAGACTCCCCGCCCGCTTTCGAGGTGGATCCCACGGTGACCGATGCGACCTGCTCGAACGCATGCGACGGGGTCATCTCCTGTCCGGTGATCTCCGGCGGATCGCCACCGCTGAACTTCATCTGGTCGCCGAACCCACCCCTGGGGCAGGGCACACCGACGGCCAGTGGATTGTGTCCGGGCCTTTGGTCGCTCACCATTACGGACGCGGCGGGTTGCGACACCACGCTGGTCTTCGATGTGGGCGCGCCACCGCCACTGGTGGTAGTTCCATCGCAAACGGACCTGACCTGCTACGACAGTTGCGACGGCACGGCCACCGCACCCACCAGCGGCGGCACACCGCCATACACCTTCGTGTGGTCGCCCACACCGCCATTCGGCCAGGGAACCGACTCCGCCAGTGAACTCTGCGCGGGTCTGTGGACGCTGACGATCACCGACTTCAATGGCTGCGACACCACGCTGCAGTTCTTCCTGCTGGAGCCACCTGTGCTGGAGCCGAATCTGGCCTTCACCAACGTCACTTGCGCGGGTGTGTGCGACGGCACGGCCACGGTGGATCCCACGGGCGGCACGCCGGGCTACATCTACGAGTGGATCCCCAACCCACCACAAGGTCAGGGCACCTCTTCGGTATCTGGTCTTTGTCCGGGCGTCTGGATCGCTTCGGTCACCGATACCAATGGCTGCAAGGAGATCCGCCCCTTCACCATCGAAGATGCCACACCACTGGAAGTGGACCTGAGTGTGCAAGCGGCCACCTGTCCGGGCATATGCGATGGAAGCGCGGCGGCGAATGTCACCGGGGGTACGGAGCCTTACACGTATGTCTGGTCGCCGGAACCGGGCGCTGGTCAAGGCACGCCAAGTGTGACCGGACTCTGCGGACAGAGCTACACGCTCACCGTGACCGACGCATTGGGCTGCGATACCACCATCGCCTTCACGGTGGATGTCCCCGATGCGATCGAGGCGAACGCGGTGATCACCACGATCCAATGCGCGGGTGACTGTGACGCGAGCATCACGCTCTCGCCCTCTGGAGGCACCGGCATCTACACGTACGACTGGTCGCCACCGCCGCCGAATGGCCAGGGCACTTCCACGGCCAGCGGGCTTTGCGCAGGCGACTGGACAGTGACGATCGCATCGGGCGCGTGCGACACCACCATCACCTTCAACATCCCCGAACCGCCGCCGCTGGACGCGGGACTCACCACGCTCGATCCGAGTTGTGCCGGTGATTGCGATGGCAGCGCAACGGTCGATCCCGCCGGCGGCACACCGCCCTACACGATCATCTGGGATCCAGTGCCAACCAACGGGCAAGGCGGCACCACGGCCACCGGTCTTTGCCCCGGCAATCATGTGGTGACCGTGACCGATGACCTCGGCTGCGATGTAGTGCTGCCCTTCGAGATCCTGGGGCCGCAACCCATCCTGGTCAGCCTGGTGCTCACCGATGCCGGATGCGACAACGCCTGTCTGGGTACGGCCACGGCCACGGTGAATGGCGGACAGGAGCCCTACACCTACGATTGGCAGCCACCGCCACCCATCGGCCAGGGAACACCCAGTGTGTCCGGGCTCTGCCCGGGGCCCTACACACTCACCGTGTCTGATGCCGCTGGCTGCGACACCACGGTCACGTTCATCATTCTGCAGCCCTCGGGCATCATGGCGGTTCCCACCGTCACCGACGCGAGCTGTTTCGACAACTGCGATGGGGCCATTGATGTGGCCACCATTGGCGGATCCCCACCCTACACGTTCACCTGGACGCCCGATCCTCCAGCGGGACAGGGCACGCCCAACGTGAGCGGATTGTGTCCCGGCGTCTGGACGCTCTTCATCGCCGACGCGATCGCCTGCGACACCACGTTGCTGATCACGGTGGGCGCGCCAACGCCGATCATGCCGAATGAAAGCTCCACCAATGAAAGTTGCGCCGGACCGTGTGATGGTACCGCCACGGTGACGCCCACCGGTGGTGATGGTTCGTACATCTTCGTCTGGTCACCGCAACCGCCGAACGGGCAGGGCACATCTACCGCCAGTGGCTTGTGTCCCGGAAGTTGGGGCGTGACGATCACCGATGCTTCGGGATGTGATACCACGGTCACATTCCTGATCCTGGAACAGCAACCCATCGATGCCGGGCTGGTGACCACGGACGTGATCTGCCATGGCGATTGTGATGGCACGGCGAGCGTATCACCCACCGGCGGTGTGGCGCCATTCACCGTCCTGTGGTCGCCGGAACCCGGCGCGGGCCAGGGCACGCAGAACGCCACGGGCCTCTGCCCCGGCGCATGGAGCGTGACGATCACCGACTTCGCGGGTTGCGACACCACGCTGCTCTTCAACATCAACGAACCACCGGCGATCACGCTTGACCTTGTCAACACGGCAGCGGATTGCTTCGATCCATGCAGCGGCACCGCCACGGTGGACGCTGCCGGTGGCACGGGCGTCCTGGTCATCCTGTGGCAACCCGATCCCGCCACGGGCCAGGGCACCGCCTTCGCCACGGGGCTGTGTGCGGGCACGCCCTACACAGTGACGATCACCGACGAGAACGGCTGCACCATCTCGCAGGGATTCACCATTGAACCGTTCGACGAGATCCAACCCAACAGCAGCAGCACACCGGCGAGCTGCCATGACGCCTGCGATGGCACCGCCACCGTGGGCCCCATCGGTGGACAGGAACCATACGCCTATGTGTGGTCGCCGGAGCCGGGTGCGGGTCAGGGCACGACGCAGGCCACAGGCCTCTGCCCGGGGGTGACGCAGGTGACCATCACGGACGCCAACGGTTGCGAAACCGTCGCTTCGATCCTGATCCTCGCGCCCGAGCCGCTTGATGTACAGGCGACGGTGACGGACCTGGATTGCGGTGGTGAATGCAACGGAAGCATCGTGCTGGATGCACAAGGCGGTACGCCACCCTACACCTACAGTTGGTCGCCGGTTCCACCCAACGGACAAGGCGACAACGTGGCATTCGACCTGTGCGCCGGTACTTGGAACGTGACCGTGACCGACGCCAATGGCTGTGTGACCACAGCGGGCTTCGACATCAATGAACCTCCCGCACTGGTGGTGACCGTCGCCATCACGCCCAGCGAATGCCAGCTCTGCAATGGCGGAGCACAATTGACCATCAGCGGTGGCACCATTCCGATCCTTGCGGTATGGACGGATGCGCAGGGCAACACCGTGGCCATTGGCGACAATCTGGCGAACGTCTGCGCGGGCATCTACTCGGTGACCGTGACGGACGACAACGGCTGCCAGGAACAATTGGTGGTGTCCATCTCCGACAGCGACGGGGAGGTCATCGCCGCATCCGCCACCGGGGCCAGTTGCCACGATGCCTGCGACGGTTCGGTGAGCGTGGTGGTCTACTGCCAATTGCCGCCCTGTGTCATCGTGTGGACGGACGCCAATGGGGATCAGATCGGCGATCAGCCCACGGTGACCGATCTCTGTGCGGGCACCTACTATGTCACGGTAACGAACGCGGATGGCTGCGTGTCGATCGATCCGGTTATCGTGACCGCGCCGCCGCCGATACAAGTGGTGATGTCCGCTGATGATGCGACGTGCGCCGGCGATTGCGACGGCTGGGCCTTCGCGATGATCTCCGGCGGCACGCCACCCTTTAGTCTGGATTGGTCGCCCGAACCGGGGTCCGGGCAGGGAACACCTTTCGCGAGCGGACTATGCGCCGGTACGTACACGCTGACCATCACCGATGGCGCCGGATGCGCCGCTTCCTTCGATGCCGCGATCGACAGCCCCGAGCCGCTGACGGTGGACGAGACGGTGGAAGGCAGCGCCTGTGCCGGCGATTGCGAAGGCTTCATCACACTGGATGCGCAAGGCGGCACAGCACCCTATACCTATGTGTGGGATCCCGTGCCACCGAATGGGCAGGGTGGAAGCAGCGCCACAGGCTTGTGCGCGGGCACCTGGAGCGCCACGGTGATCGATGCGGCGGGATGCAGCATCAGCCTGAGCTGGGAATTGGGCGAGTCCGATCCGATGGAGCTGACCACGGGCAGCACACAAAGCACCTGCCCCGATTGTGACGGTACCGCTTCCGTGTCAGTGGCCGGTGGAACGGGTCCATACACCTACGCCTGGACCCTGGCCGGTCAACCCGTCGGGGATGAAGCCGAGCTGCAGGACCTCTGCGGCGGACTCTACACGGTGACCGTGACGGACGCGGCCGGATGTGGCGCACAGGCCGTGGTGGCCGTGACGGACGCCAACGCCGAGGTGCTTTCCACGAACGATGGACAGGTGGGCTGCGCCGGTGATTGCGACGGTGTGGTGTCAGTGGATCTCGTCTGCTCCGCACCAGCCTGTGTCATCCAATGGTTCGATGCGGATGGCGCACCCGTGGGCGATGGCGACACCGTCAGTGGCCTGTGCGATGGCGACTACTTCGTGGTGGTGACGAACGCTGATGGCTGCGTTTCCATCGCCACGGCCACCGTCACGCCCAGCACCATCATCGCGCCGGTCTTCAGCAGCACGCCCACGAGTTGCGTCGGCGCATGTGATGGCACGGCCACTGTGGCGCCCACCGGCGGACAAGAGTCATTCACCTACACCTGGAGTCCTGAGCCGGGTGGAGGCCAGGGTACGTCGCAGGCCACTGGACTTTGCGCGGGCGTATACGCCGTAACGATCACCGAGGGGTCCGGTTGCGACACCACCGTCACCATCCTCATTGTGGATCCGCAACCCCTGTCGATCAACGCCTTCACCCAGCAAGCGGATTGCTCCGGCGCGTGCAGCGGCAGCGTGTCGGTGATCGTCACCGGCGGACAAGGTCCCTACGACTACTTGTGGGACCCCGTACCATCCAATGGACAGGGCGATGCGTTCGCGCAGGGCCTCTGTGCAGGGGTGGTGACGCTGACGGTGACGGACGCGAACGGCTGTTCCATCACGCAGCTGTATACCATCAATGAGCCTTCACCCATCGTGATCACGGCCACCACCACACCGAGCGCATGCGGGGAATGCATCGGTACGGCGAGCGCCAGCGCTCAGGGTGGCACTCCGGGCTATGGCTGGTACTGGACGATCGACGATGTGATACAAGGCACGGGCAGCAGCCTCACTGGTCTGTGCGCGGGGCTCTACTTCGCCACCGCCGTGGATGCGCAAGGTTGCACGGCCACGCAATTCGTGCCACTGGAGGATGTGGACGGCGAATCAGCCGCCACCACGGACGGCATCACCACCTGCCCGGGCGATTGCGATGGCGCGGTGTCCGTGAGCGTGGATTGCCTTGATGACCCGTGCGACATCACATGGTACGACACACAGGGCAATGAACTCGGCGGTGGCGCACAACTTGGTGACCTGTGCGCCGGGCTTTACATCGCGGTGATCGTGAACGCGTCGGGTTGCATCACCGTTGATTCGGCCTTCGTGCTCTCGCCCGATCCGATCCTGGCGAACCTGGGCACCGCGCCGACGAGCTGCTTCGGCGAATGCGACGGCACGGCCACGGTGGGCCCCACGGGTGGCGCGGGTGGCTATGTGATCGAATGGGTGCCCGAACCGCCCAATGGCCAGGGCGGCGCGCAGGCAACGGGTCTGTGCGCTGGCGACTATTCTGTGATCATCACCGATGCGGCGGGCTGCTCCATCACGCAGGGCGTGCTCATCCTTTCGCCGGATCCCATCAGCCCCAATGCGGTGCTCACCATCGCCACCTGTGCCGGTGATTGCGACGGCTCCATCGTGCTGTCGCCCAGTGGTGGCAATGGTGACTTCACCTACTTCTGGAACCCCGAGCCACCCAACGGCCAGGGCACCAACAGCGCCACCGGGCTTTGCGCGGGTTCGTACGCGGTCACGATCACGGATGCGAACGGATGCACCGCTGAATACACCGTGGTGTGGAATGATCCGCCCACCCTCAACGCCTTGGTGTCCCACACGGACAACGGTTGCTTCGGCGATTGCCAGGCCACGGCACAGGTGGATATCACCGGTGGTGTGCCGGGCTATGCGATCACCTGGTTCGATCCCCTGGGTCAGATCATCGCGCAGGATGTCACCGATGTCAGTGGCCTGTGTGCCGGTGACCACCAGGTGGTGGTGACCGATGCGAACGGTTGCGAACGCATCACATCCTTCACGGTGGGCCAGGGAGTGGAGATCCTGCCGAAACTCTCCACCACGAGCGAGACCTGCTTCGGGCCGTGTGACGGAAGCGCCTTCGTATCACCCAGTGGCGGTGCTGGAGGTCCATACACCGTATTGTGGCAGCCTGAACCGGGCTTTGGCCAAGGCACCACGCAGGCAGGTGGACTCTGTGCGGGCACCTGGCAAGTGACCATCACCGACGGTGCTGGATGTGTGAGCAACACGGAGTTCGAGATACTCCCCTACATCGCGATCACCGACGATGCCTTTGTGACGCATGTGGCATGCGCGGGCGCCTGCACCGGCAGCATCCTGCTGGCCACCTCGGGCGGTCTTGGTCAACTGGACTATGTGTGGTCGCCCGCGCCGCCCAATGGGCAAGGCACCGCCAATGTCACCGGCCTATGTGCGGGGGCCTGGTCGGTCACGATCACCGATGCGGTGGGCTGTACGCAGGTCTTCAACTACATCATCCTGGAACCGCCGCCCATCCAGATCGGAATCGGGCAGATCACGCCGGCCAGCTGCGCCAATGTGGCCGACGGCGCCATCACCACCACGCCATTGGGCGGCACGCCGCCATACACCTACGGTTGGACGGGCCCAGGCGGCTTCGTCTCGGACCAGGAGGACATCAACGGCCTGCTGCCCGGCACCTACTTGCTTACCGTCACCGATGCGAACGGCTGCTCCGAGGTCGCCTCGGTGCAGGTGCTGGCCCTCACCGTGGTGGTGGCCGATGCGGGATCGGACCAGGAGGCTTGTGCCGGCGGTAATATCATCCTTGATGGCAGTGGCAGCATCGGCGCCACCAGTTGGACCTGGTTCGACGACCAGGGCGATGTGGTGGGCCAGGGCGCCGTAGTGGTCCTCAGCGGGCTGCCGCCCGGCCCGCACACCTTCACACTGCTGGTATCAGACGGGCCCTGCAATGACACCGATGAGGTGACCGTGGTGGTGCTGTCCCTGCCGCTGGCCAACGCTGGTCCGGACCAGACGATCTTCGTGGGTGATGTGGTCACCCTGGGTGGGAACCCCAGTGGCCCACAAGGCTCCGCATTCAACTGGCAGCCCGATTCGCTGTTGGCCAACAACACCCTGGCCAACCCCAACAGCCAACCCACGCAGACCACCTGGTTCGTGCTCACCGTGACGGCGCCCGACGGTTGCGTATCGGTGGATTCCGCCCTGGTGACCGTGTTGCCCACGATCGACATCCCCACAGGCTTCACGCCCAACGGCGACGGTTGGAACGACGCGTGGATCATAGACAACATCGACCAGTTCCCCGAGTGCGAGGTGGAGATCTACAACCGCTGGGGCGAGATGCTCTTCCGCAGCGTGGGCTACAACACCCCTTGGGATGGACGCTACAACGGCGGTCCGGTGCCGGTGGGCACCTATTACTACGTGATCAAGCTCAACGACCCGCGCTTCCCGGACGCCTACACCGGCCCACTCACCGTGATCCGCTGAACCACAGGAGACCATGCGCACCCCAAGACACATCGCCCCGGTGGCCCTGATCGCCTGTTTGGCCGCGCAGGGGCAGCAGCTGCCGCAACTCACGCAGTACACGCTGAACGACTATGTCTTCAACCCCGCGGTCGCGGGAAGCAGACCTTTTTTCGAAGTGCGCAGTGGCCACCGCTACCAGTGGGTGGGCATCCAGGATTCGCCGCGCACCTTCACGCTGAGCGGCACCACGCCCGTGGGCAACAACATGGGCCTTGGCGGTTATCTGTTCACCGATAACGTGGGCCCCACCCGGCGCACGGGCGTGCAGTTCTCCTATACCTATCACTTGAAATTGAATGAGGACCTGCGCCTGGGCATGGCGCTTTCGGGCGGTCTGCTGCAATTCCTCATCGATGGTTCCAAGATCACCTTGCGAGACCCCGGCGACCCCGCCATGGACGATCAACTGCGCGGTGAACTGTTGCCTGATGCCAAGTTCGCCCTGTATCTGCACCATCCACGATTCTGGGTGGGTGCCACCGCGCCACAGATCATGCGCAGCAGGGTGCGGTTGATCGAGGGCCCGCGTGAAGCGCTGAGCCGTCTTGAAAACCACTATTACGCCACGGCGGGTTATCGCATCCAGCTGGGTGAGGACTTCCGCGTGGAGCCATCCGTGCTGGTCAAGTACGTGGACCCCGTGCCGCCCACCATGGACCTGACCGCCACGATCCGCTACCGCGACGCGATCTGGTTGGGGGCCTCCTATCGCACCAATGAGTCGTGGTGCGCCATGGTCGGATATTGGTTCCGGGAGATGTTCCAGTTCGGTTATTCTTACGATATCCTCACCTCCAACCTGCGGAATTACAGCAGCGGTTCGCACGAGGTGATGCTGGCGATCACCTTCGCGAAACGATCGGACAAGCTGGCCGACAGCCCACCCACGCCCTGATCGGCGGGAGGGGAGCAACTTCCTCGAGGCATTCTCGTCTCTATTTCCCGCACGCCGCGTTGCCCATGGCGATCGTCAATCGATCCAGTGTTTTCGTCGTGGCCATTAGTGCGTTCATGGGTTGACCCGTACGGGGGGGAGGGCCGTACCTTTGCCGCCCTTCGCGAAGGACCTGAACGGAACGTGCGTGCGAATGAGGCCGAGCTTCGATCCCCGAGAGCGATCCGCGAACCGGACAGTGCTGGCCTTGGCCGCCCTGCTCCTTGGTCTTCCGGGACCGGCGCAGGTCTACCTGGCGGTCGATGGGGTCACCTACGAGACCTGCACCGGGCTTTTCTACGATAGTGGTGGTGCCGCCGGGAACTACGGCAACAACCAGAACATCACCACCACGCTCTGCCCCACGGGTGGCGCGGGCACCGGTCCTGCCACGGCCGTGTTGTTCCTGCAATGGCAGGTGGCTCCCGGCCCTGGTGACCGACTCTTCATCTACGACGGCCTGGTGGCCGGCGGTGCGCCACTGGCGGTGGGGACCAGC is a window from the Flavobacteriales bacterium genome containing:
- a CDS encoding type IX secretion system membrane protein PorP/SprF; protein product: MRTPRHIAPVALIACLAAQGQQLPQLTQYTLNDYVFNPAVAGSRPFFEVRSGHRYQWVGIQDSPRTFTLSGTTPVGNNMGLGGYLFTDNVGPTRRTGVQFSYTYHLKLNEDLRLGMALSGGLLQFLIDGSKITLRDPGDPAMDDQLRGELLPDAKFALYLHHPRFWVGATAPQIMRSRVRLIEGPREALSRLENHYYATAGYRIQLGEDFRVEPSVLVKYVDPVPPTMDLTATIRYRDAIWLGASYRTNESWCAMVGYWFREMFQFGYSYDILTSNLRNYSSGSHEVMLAITFAKRSDKLADSPPTP